In Terriglobus aquaticus, the genomic window AGTGTCGCGGCCGTCTAGGAATGCGTGCACAAACACGCGCTTCGCGCCCTGCTGCGCGCACAGCCGCAGCAACGCATACAGGTGCCGCTGGTGCGAGTGCACCCCACCATCCGAGACCAAACCCAGCAGGTGGATCGCCCGCCCACGCTCCATCGCGGCCTGCACTGCATTCACCAGCAGCGGCAAGCTGAAGAACTCGCCTGAATCGATCAGCGCATCGATGCGCGTGATGTCCATGCGGACCACGCGGCCGGCACCCAGGTTCAGGTGGCCAACCTCGCTGTTGCCCATTTGCCCATCCGGCAGGCCCACAAAGTGCTCACTCGCGCGAACCAGCGTGTTGGGATACTCGCGCAGCAGCATGTCATACGTCGGCTTGCGCGCCATCGCAATCGCGTTGCCGTGAGTTTCAGAACGCACGCCCCAACCGTCCAGAATGGTGAGCACAAGAGGTTTACGACGCGGCATGATTCCACTCCAAAATGGCGAAAGGGCCACGTCGATTGTGACATGACCCCCAGCCCGCTCCTGCTCACGCTACTCGCCGCAGTTCACTGATTCGATGCCCACAAACTCCGCGGTCTGGCCCAGCTCTTCCTCAATGCGCAGCAACTGGTTGTACTTCGCAATGCGGTCCGTCCGCGACAGCGATCCCGTTTTGATCTGGCCCGCTCCCGTCCCTACCGCAAGATCCGCAATGAACGTGTCCTCGGTCTCACCCGACCGATGCGAGATGATCGAGGCATACCCATAGCGGCGACCCAGCTCAATTGCCTCCAGCGTCTCGCTCACGGTGCCAATCTGGTTCACCTTGATCAGGATCGCGTTGCCGACACCCTTCTCAATGCCCTCACGCAGCCGAGCCGAGTTGGTCACAAACAGGTCATCTCCGACCAACTGACACTTGTCGCCGATCTCGTCCGTCAGAATCTTCCAGCCGTCCCAGTCGTTCTCAGCCAGACCGTCCTCAATGCTAAGAATCGGGTACTGCCGAACCCAGTCGGCCCAGTATGCAGCCATCTCGGCCGGCGTCCGCTCCGACTTGTCTGACTTCTTGAAGACGTACTTGCCCGTCTCCGCGCTAAAGAACTCACTCGATGCAGGATCCAGCGCCAGCGAAATCTGCTCACCGGGCGTAAAGCCCGCAGCCTGAATCGCTTCCAAAATCACGTCGATGGCTTCGACGTTCGACTTCAGCGAGGGCGCGAATCCACCTTCGTCTCCCACGGCAGTGTTGTAGCCCTTCTTCTTCAACACGCTCTTCAGCGTGTGAAACGTCTCCGCACCCCAGCGCAGCGCCTCTGAGAAGCTTTCCGCGCCGACCGGCATGATCATGAACTCCTGAAAGT contains:
- the eno gene encoding phosphopyruvate hydratase, with the protein product MQSILGAGGGEIAVDRRPKLNDRLLHRVIYGDSRAEGKNVRMTEIVSIKAREILDSRGNPTVEADVVLNGGAIGRAAVPSGASTGEHEAVELRDGDKEYYLGKGVLQAVENVESVLEPELIGMDAANQRLIDATMLSLDGTSNKGRLGANAILAVSMAVARASANALKLPLYRYLGGVNACLLPTPMMNILNGGAHADNNVDFQEFMIMPVGAESFSEALRWGAETFHTLKSVLKKKGYNTAVGDEGGFAPSLKSNVEAIDVILEAIQAAGFTPGEQISLALDPASSEFFSAETGKYVFKKSDKSERTPAEMAAYWADWVRQYPILSIEDGLAENDWDGWKILTDEIGDKCQLVGDDLFVTNSARLREGIEKGVGNAILIKVNQIGTVSETLEAIELGRRYGYASIISHRSGETEDTFIADLAVGTGAGQIKTGSLSRTDRIAKYNQLLRIEEELGQTAEFVGIESVNCGE